Proteins from one Nicotiana tabacum cultivar K326 chromosome 23, ASM71507v2, whole genome shotgun sequence genomic window:
- the LOC107788736 gene encoding putative membrane protein At1g16860, whose protein sequence is MGSRTGSHQLSNGLIVSGRPEQLKERQPTMASRAVPYTGGDVKKSGELGKMYGVGPPGPPPTLLKHSSRSSSSQHNNSGPVRSGPNSGPMVHKPGSSGPIRKSSSSSSGQLMTPIQPTGLITSGPLSSNAGRRSGPLEPTGSFKKVVHGSAVTSLGDEIKLGFRVSRVAMWVFLVVVLMGLVVGAFLMVAVKKAMILVAVAGVLAPMVVILLWNFGYKERGLLGFLKRYPDAELRGAVDGQYVKVTGVVTCGSIPLETSFQQIPRCVYASTELYEYKGWGGKSAHPSHHCFSWGRRHSEKYVADFYISDFQSGLRAMVKAGYGAKVSPFVKPTTVIDVTKSNKELSPNFLRWLTDRSLSSDDRIMRLKEGYIKEGSTVSVMGVVRRHENVLMIVPPAEPISTGCQWTSCLLPTYIEGLILTCDDSQNSDVIPV, encoded by the exons ATGGGTTCTCGAACTGGGTCGCATCAGCTGAGCAACGGGTTAATCGTCTCGGGTCGACCCGAGCAGTTGAAGGAACGTCAGCCCACAATGGCCTCCCGCGCCGTGCCGTACACTGGTGGCGACGTCAAGAAGTCCGGCGAGCTGGGGAAGATGTACGGCGTCGGTCCTCCTGGCCCACCACCAACACTTCTCAAACACTCATCGAGGTCCTCATCTTCACAGCACAACAACAGCGGACCCGTTAGATCCGGCCCGAATTCCGGCCCTATGGTCCATAAACCCGGAAGCTCCGGCCCGATTAGGAAATCATCATCGTCTTCCTCCGGTCAGCTTATGACCCCGATTCAACCTACTGGCCTCATTACATCTGGCCCGTTGAGTTCTAATGCGGGCCGGCGATCCGGCCCGCTCGAGCCCACCGGTTCGTTTAAGAAAGTTGTGCACGGTTCTGCTGTTACGAGCTTGGGAGATGAGATAAAGCTAGGATTCAGGGTTTCAAGAGTGGCAATGTGGGTGTTTTTAGTGGTAGTGTTGATGGGTTTGGTGGTGGGTGCATTTCTAATGGTGGCGGTGAAAAAGGCGATGATTCTCGTGGCGGTAGCGGGTGTTTTAGCTCCAATGGTGGTGATTTTACTGTGGAATTTTGGGTATAAAGAACGAGGGTTGTTGGGTTTTTTGAAAAGATATCCTGATGCTGAGCTTAGAGGTGCCGTTGATGGTCAATATGTCAAGGTCACTGGG GTTGTCACTTGTGGAAGTATCCCACTTGAAACTTCCTTTCAGCAGATACCAAGATGTGTATATGCTTCTACGGAACTGTATGAATACAAAGGTTGGGGCGGTAAATCTGCACATCCTAGCCACCATTGCTTCTCATGGGGACGCAGGCATTCGGAG AAATATGTAGCTGATTTCTATATCTCAGACTTCCAGTCTGGATTAAGAGCTATGGTGAAGGCAGGCTATGGAGCGAAAGTTTCCCCATTTGTCAAGCCGACAACAGTTATTGATGTAACAAAGAGTAACAAAGAGTTGTCTCCCAACTTCCTGCGATGGCTTACTGATCGGAGCCTCTCAAGTGATGACCGCATAATGCGCCTCAAAGAAGG CTACATCAAAGAAGGGAGCACTGTAAGCGTCATGGGTGTTGTAAGGCGCCATGAGAATGTCCTAATGATTGTTCCACCAGCGGAGCCTATTTCAACAGGCTGTCAGTGGACCAGTTGTCTTCTCCCTACTTACATTGAAGGTCTCATCTTGACGTGTGACGACAGTCAGAATTCAGATGTGATCCCTGTATAA
- the LOC107788735 gene encoding serine/threonine/tyrosine-protein kinase HT1-like, producing the protein MASSCFNPFRLRRTKSKPLSVPSSSRTQWNSADMTTMEKKRFDSLESWSMILESDNVETWETSKEDQKEEWTADLSQLFIGNKFASGAHSRIYRGIYKQRAVAVKMVRIPTHKEETRAKLEQQFKSEVALLSRLYHPNIVQFIAACKKPPVYCIITEYMSQGTLRMYLNKKEPYSLSTETVLRLALDISRGMEYLHSQGVIHRDLKSSNLLLNDAMRVKVADFGTSCLETQCREAKGNMGTYRWMAPEMIKEKPYTRKVDVYSFGIVLWELTTALLPFQGMTPVQAAFAVAEKNERPPLPASCQLALAHLIKRCWAANPSKRPDFTHIVSALEKYDECVKEGLPLTLHSGLVSRNAIIERLKGCVSMRSSSIPVHV; encoded by the exons ATGGCTAGTTCTTGTTTTAATCCGTTTAGGCTGCGAAGGACGAAAAGCAAACCATTATCAGTACCATCATCCTCAAGAACACAGTGGAATTCAGCAGATATGACTACAATGGAAAAGAAGAGATTTGATAGTTTAGAGTCATGGTCAATGATATTAGAATCTGATAATGTTGAAACTTGGGAAACATCAAAGGAAGATCAAAAAGAAGAATGGACAGCTGATTTATCTCAGCTTTTTATTGGTAATAAGTTTGCATCAGGAGCACATAGTAGGATTTATAGAGGGATTTATAAGCAAAGAGCAGTTGCTGTGAAAATGGTGAGGATTCCAACTCATAAGGAGGAGACTAGAGCTAAACTTGAACAACAGTTCAAGTCTGAAGTTGCTTTGCTTTCTCGCCTCTATCATCCCAATATAGTGCAG TTCATCGCGGCTTGTAAGAAACCTCCTGTATACTGTATCATTACAGAATACATGTCACAAGGAACTCTGAGGATGTACCTGAACAAGAAAGAACCATATTCACTTTCAACAGAAACTGTTCTAAGGTTAGCACTTGATATATCAAGAGGAATGGAATATCTTCATTCACAAGGGGTGATCCATAGAGACCTGAAATCAAGTAATTTACTCTTAAATGATGCGATGCGCGTTAAGGTGGCTGATTTTGGCACGTCGTGTCTTGAAACACAGTGCAGAGAGGCTAAAGGTAATATGGGAACGTATCGATGGATGGCGCCGGAGATGATCAAAGAGAAACCTTATACTCGGAAAGTTGATGTTTACAGTTTTGGGATTGTGCTTTGGGAACTCACAACAGCTTTGTTACCATTTCAAGGAATGACACCAGTGCAGGCTGCTTTTGCTGTTGCTGAAAAG AACGAACGACCACCCTTGCCAGCGAGTTGTCAACTTGCGCTAGCACATCTGATAAAGCGCTGTTGGGCAGCTAACCCTTCAAAAAGGCCAGATTTCACACACATTGTATCTGCATTAGAAAAATATGATGAATGTGTCAAAGAAGGACTTCCATTGACCCTTCATTCAGGGCTAGTTAGTCGAAACGCCATTATTGAACGCTTGAAAGGTTGTGTATCCATGAGATCTTCATCTATACCTGTACATGTCTGA